In Bradyrhizobium paxllaeri, the genomic stretch GCCGCGTCCGGGCGAGAGAAACGAGATTGCCTCCAGGCAATTGGTCTTGCCGGCGCCGTTCGGCCCCACCAGCACCACCACGTCGCCGCGCGTCTGCACGCTTCCCGCGCGGTAGTTGCGGAAGTGCGTGAGCGAAAGACGGTGGATGCGAGAGGGGGTCATATCAGGTTGTCATTGCCGGGCTTGACCCGGCAATCCATCGTCCGCGCTAGCGGACAATCTCATCGTACAAATCCTTCCAATCGGGATTGCCCGCGACGATTAGATCGATTTTCCACTCGCGCGACCAATGCTTGATGTTCTTCTCTCGTTGAAGCGCGGTCGCAATTGCGTCGTGTGCTTCGAAGTATACCAGTGTTTTGATGCCGTATCGCTTGGTAAATCCGTCAGCCAAGCCTTCGCGGTGCTGGTAGACGCGCCTCACTAGATTGTTCGTTACACCGACATACAGTGTTCCGCCGGGTTTGCTCGCGAGGATGTACACCCAATAGGTCATTTTTGTTTGATGGATTGCCGGGTCAAGCCCGGCAATGACAGTGAGGCTCACACCCGCATCGGCATCAGCACGTACAGCGCGCCCTTGTTGTCCTTGTCCTGCACCAGCGTCGGCGAGCCGGGATCGGCCAGGCGCAGCACGGCGACTTCGCCTTCGATCTGGGCGGCGATGTCGAGCAGATAGCGCGAGTTGAAGCCGATATCGAGCGCGTCGGAGGCGTATTCGACTTCGAGCTCTTCGGTGGCGCTGCCGGAATCCGGATTGGTCACCGACAGCACCAGCTTGCCCGAAGACAATGCGAGTTTCACGGCACGGCCGCGCTCGCTGGAAATGGTCGAAACGCGATCTACCGCAGCCTCGAAATCCTTCTTGTCGACGATCAGTTCCTTGTCGTTGTTCTGCGGTATGACGCGGCCGTAATCCGGGAAAGTTCCGTCGATCAGTTTCGAGGTCAGCACCACATTGCCGAGCGTGAAGCGGATCTTGCCCTGCGACAGCTCGATTTTGATTTCGGCTTCATTGTCCTCGATCAGCCGCTGCACCTCGCCCACCGTCTTGCGCGGCACGATCACGCCGGGCATGCCGGTGGCACCGGAGGGCAGCGCCAGATCGATTTGCGCCAGGCGATGCCCGTCGGTCGCCACCCCGCGCAGGGTTGCGGCCTTGGCGCTGCCGGCGGTGTGCAGATAGATGCCGTTGAGGTAATAGCGGGTCTCTTCGGTTGAGATCGCAAACTGCGTGCGATCGATCAGCCGCTTGACGTCGGAGGCCGCAAGCGAGAACGAATGCGTCATGTCACCGGCGGCGAGATCGGGGAAGTCGCTTTCAGGCAGTGTCTGCAGCGTGAAGCGCGAGCGGCCGGCGCGGATCGCCATCACCGAGCGGTCGCCGTCGGCTTCCAGCACGATCTGCGAGCCGTCGGGCAGTTTGCGGACGATGTCGTAGAACATATGGGCCGGCACCGTGGTGGAGCCGCCGGTCGCGGTTTCCGCCGCCAGGGTTTCGGTCACCTCGAGGTCGAGGTCGGTCGCCTTCAGCGACAGCCTGGCGTTTTCGGCGCGGACCAGCACGTTGCCGAGGATCGGGATGGTATTTCGGCGCTCAACCACGCGATGGACGTGACCCAGCGATTTCAGCAGTTGCGCGCGTTCGACGGTGACCTTCATTGCAATACCCGCCAGAGATGGAAAAGCCGGGCGGCCCGTCAAGGCAGCGCCGCGGCATTGGAAACCCGAAAAGCCGGATCAGGATCGGATTTGATCAAACCCCCGGGGGGACCGCAAGGTGGCGCGGATGGCCCTCCGGTGCAAGGGAGGCGGGCCCCCGTTCCCCACTTTTGCGGCAGGAAAATGGGGCAGAAAAAAATTCTCCCGCCCTGGAATCGGGGCGGGAGAGGTTTGGGAGGAGCCAGGTCCTGTTCCTGCAGCCACTATTCCTGCAATTGCCGTTTCAGCGACTCGACCTCTTCGGACAGCGCCGTATCCCGGGCCACCAGTGCCTCGATCTTGCGCACGGCGTGCAGCACGGTGGTGTGGTCGCGTCCGCCGAACCGGCGGCCGATCTCCGGCAGTGAGCGCAGCGTCAGCGTCTTCGCCAGATACATCGCGACCTGGCGCGGGCGGACGACGTTTGCGGTCCGGCGGGACGACAGCAGGTCCGAACGGCTGACATTGTATTGCCGCGCGACCACCCGCTGGATGTCTTCGATCTTGATCCGCTTCGGTTCCTGCGGACGGATCAGGTCCCGCACCTCGCGCTCGGCCATTTCCAGCGTCACCGGCTGGTTGTTGAGCTTGGAGTGGGCGAGCAGGCGGTTGATGGCGCCTTCGAGGTCGCGGCCATTATGGGTAATGGTGCGCGCCAGATAATCCAGCACCGTTTCCGGCACATCGAAGCTCGCGTGATGCGCGCGGGCCGCAGCCACGCGCGATTTGAGGATTCCGAGCCGGAGTTCTTCGCCGAGCGAACCCATTTCGACAACGAGCCCGCCGGCCAGCCGCGAGCGCACGCGATCATCGAGGCTTTCCAGATCGGACGGCGGTCGGTCGGCGGCGATCACCACCTGGCGGCCGGCAT encodes the following:
- the dnaN gene encoding DNA polymerase III subunit beta; protein product: MKVTVERAQLLKSLGHVHRVVERRNTIPILGNVLVRAENARLSLKATDLDLEVTETLAAETATGGSTTVPAHMFYDIVRKLPDGSQIVLEADGDRSVMAIRAGRSRFTLQTLPESDFPDLAAGDMTHSFSLAASDVKRLIDRTQFAISTEETRYYLNGIYLHTAGSAKAATLRGVATDGHRLAQIDLALPSGATGMPGVIVPRKTVGEVQRLIEDNEAEIKIELSQGKIRFTLGNVVLTSKLIDGTFPDYGRVIPQNNDKELIVDKKDFEAAVDRVSTISSERGRAVKLALSSGKLVLSVTNPDSGSATEELEVEYASDALDIGFNSRYLLDIAAQIEGEVAVLRLADPGSPTLVQDKDNKGALYVLMPMRV
- a CDS encoding GIY-YIG nuclease family protein yields the protein MTYWVYILASKPGGTLYVGVTNNLVRRVYQHREGLADGFTKRYGIKTLVYFEAHDAIATALQREKNIKHWSREWKIDLIVAGNPDWKDLYDEIVR